A genomic region of Micromonospora sp. NBRC 110009 contains the following coding sequences:
- a CDS encoding GNAT family N-acetyltransferase yields MKGAVRLEPVDERNLEPLLSVAAAEAEPEDVMPPVEAPAGWSLARRDAFREFHRASFGGLDGPTRTRMYAIVAGGEVVGMVRMTRCAEPGTVETGMWLGRSARGQGLGAAALRELLNAAAAAGMRTVVAETTPDNPGAISVLKKCGAELREEGGKLRAKMCLDSALPAR; encoded by the coding sequence GTGAAGGGTGCGGTACGACTGGAGCCGGTGGACGAGCGGAACCTGGAGCCGTTGCTCTCCGTAGCGGCCGCCGAGGCCGAGCCCGAGGACGTCATGCCCCCGGTGGAGGCCCCGGCCGGGTGGTCGCTCGCCCGTCGGGACGCGTTCCGCGAGTTCCACCGGGCGAGCTTCGGCGGGCTGGACGGCCCGACCCGCACCCGGATGTACGCGATCGTCGCCGGCGGCGAGGTGGTCGGCATGGTCCGGATGACCCGCTGCGCCGAGCCGGGGACCGTGGAGACGGGGATGTGGCTGGGGCGTTCGGCCCGGGGCCAGGGCCTCGGCGCGGCCGCCCTGCGCGAGTTGCTGAACGCGGCCGCGGCGGCCGGGATGCGAACCGTGGTGGCCGAGACGACCCCGGACAATCCGGGGGCAATTTCCGTTCTCAAGAAATGCGGCGCAGAATTGCGTGAAGAGGGCGGAAAATTGCGCGCGAAAATGTGCCTCGATTCCGCATTGCCGGCTCGCTGA
- a CDS encoding AAA family ATPase — translation MAEPDLTLTASLRPAALDARRGVVRLHPEVLTALALRPGDPVRLAGRRVTAGIAAPAEPGASSALLYADDLLLGNLGVRDGGQVTVSPLPVTPARRVTLAGPVGIVAAVSPEMLRLALLGKVVTAGDDVSLLPQDVLPDAAVRGLVEAARRSLANTVGYAWTSTLLSVLAAEPTAGGLVTMDTVVGWEHGPATRGSGPVGQDVTGRLTDGGGTGAPAPAGRPGPVSATGPGPAAAPTAGAPGGLVGPEDAPDVDELPGLRPQAEELTELLDLGFHHREVLGRLGTTVSLGVLLSGPAGSGKSALVRAVAARVRARVCPIWAPEVAALNNDAAARRLREAAAAVRAAGPAVLLVTDVEALAPADEPGPVATVFRQVVAETVGAGAAVVCTTGRPEAVDPALRGPDLLALRITVPLPDQALRREQLGVLTRQVPLAGDVRLDEVAGRTPGFVAADLAALVREAGVRAALRQKAAETPTVAMADFTAALEVVRPTTMAGSTLELAAVTLDDVGGLHEVKQTLTESVLWPLTYPDTFARLGVTPPRGVLLYGPPGCGKTYLVTALAGSGRANVLSVKGAELLSKWVGESERAVRELFRRAREAAPTLVFLDEVDALAPVRGQTTDGGTTDRVVAALLTELDGVEALRNVVVVGATNRPDLVDPALLRPGRLERLVYVPPPDGPARGEILRAAARDVPLAPDVDLAALGEELAGFSAADCAALVRESALAAMRESLAAATVTAAHVATARGRVRPSLDPAQVAWLESYAAAHR, via the coding sequence GTGGCGGAACCCGACCTGACCCTCACCGCGAGCCTGCGGCCGGCGGCCCTGGACGCCCGGCGCGGCGTCGTCCGCCTGCACCCCGAGGTGCTGACCGCGCTGGCGCTGCGCCCCGGCGACCCGGTGCGGCTGGCCGGCCGGCGGGTCACCGCCGGCATCGCGGCCCCGGCCGAGCCGGGCGCGAGCAGCGCCCTGCTCTACGCCGACGACCTGCTCCTGGGCAACCTCGGCGTCCGCGACGGCGGGCAGGTGACGGTGAGCCCGCTGCCGGTCACCCCGGCCCGCCGGGTGACCCTGGCCGGCCCGGTGGGGATCGTCGCCGCGGTGTCACCGGAGATGCTCCGCCTCGCGCTGCTCGGCAAGGTCGTCACCGCCGGGGACGACGTCTCGCTGCTGCCCCAGGACGTGCTCCCCGACGCCGCCGTCCGCGGCCTGGTCGAGGCCGCCCGGCGCAGCCTCGCCAACACCGTCGGGTACGCCTGGACCAGCACCCTGCTCAGCGTGCTCGCGGCCGAGCCCACGGCCGGTGGGCTGGTCACCATGGACACCGTGGTCGGCTGGGAGCACGGTCCGGCCACCCGCGGCTCCGGGCCGGTCGGCCAGGACGTCACCGGTCGGCTCACCGACGGCGGCGGGACGGGTGCGCCGGCCCCGGCCGGCCGACCCGGCCCGGTCTCCGCGACCGGCCCCGGCCCGGCAGCGGCCCCGACCGCCGGCGCGCCCGGCGGCCTGGTCGGTCCGGAGGACGCACCCGACGTGGACGAGCTGCCCGGGCTGCGCCCGCAGGCCGAGGAGCTGACCGAGCTGCTGGACCTGGGCTTCCACCACCGGGAGGTGCTGGGCCGGCTCGGCACCACGGTCTCGCTGGGCGTCCTGCTCAGCGGGCCGGCCGGCTCGGGCAAGTCCGCGCTGGTCCGCGCGGTCGCCGCCCGGGTACGCGCCCGCGTCTGCCCGATCTGGGCCCCCGAGGTGGCCGCGCTGAACAACGACGCGGCCGCCCGCCGGCTCCGCGAGGCGGCCGCGGCGGTACGCGCCGCCGGACCCGCCGTGCTGCTGGTCACCGACGTGGAGGCGCTGGCCCCGGCGGACGAGCCGGGCCCGGTGGCGACGGTGTTCCGGCAGGTCGTCGCCGAGACGGTCGGCGCCGGTGCGGCGGTGGTCTGCACCACCGGCCGGCCCGAGGCGGTGGATCCGGCGCTGCGCGGCCCGGACCTGCTCGCGCTGCGGATCACCGTGCCGTTGCCCGACCAGGCGCTGCGCCGGGAGCAGCTCGGCGTGCTCACCCGGCAGGTGCCGCTCGCCGGAGACGTCCGGCTGGACGAGGTGGCCGGGCGTACGCCCGGCTTCGTCGCCGCCGACCTGGCCGCGCTGGTCCGCGAGGCCGGGGTGCGCGCGGCGCTGCGGCAGAAGGCGGCCGAGACGCCGACCGTGGCGATGGCCGACTTCACCGCCGCGCTGGAGGTGGTCCGGCCCACCACGATGGCCGGGTCCACCCTGGAGCTGGCTGCGGTGACCCTGGACGACGTGGGGGGCCTGCACGAGGTCAAGCAGACGCTGACCGAGTCGGTGCTCTGGCCGCTGACCTACCCGGACACCTTCGCCCGGCTGGGCGTGACGCCGCCGCGCGGGGTGCTGCTCTACGGGCCGCCCGGCTGCGGCAAGACCTACCTGGTGACCGCGCTGGCCGGGTCCGGGCGGGCCAACGTGCTGTCGGTGAAGGGCGCGGAGCTGCTCTCCAAGTGGGTGGGCGAAAGCGAACGGGCGGTCCGCGAGCTGTTCCGCCGGGCCCGCGAGGCCGCCCCGACGTTGGTCTTCCTGGACGAGGTGGACGCGCTCGCCCCGGTCCGCGGCCAGACCACCGACGGGGGCACCACCGACCGGGTGGTCGCGGCGCTGCTCACCGAGCTGGACGGGGTGGAGGCGCTGCGCAACGTCGTGGTGGTCGGCGCGACGAACCGGCCGGACCTGGTCGACCCGGCGCTGCTCCGGCCCGGCCGGCTGGAACGCCTGGTGTACGTGCCGCCGCCGGACGGCCCGGCCCGGGGGGAGATCCTCCGCGCCGCCGCCCGGGACGTGCCGCTCGCGCCCGACGTGGACCTGGCCGCGCTCGGCGAGGAGCTGGCCGGCTTCTCCGCCGCCGACTGCGCGGCCCTGGTCCGCGAGTCGGCGCTCGCCGCGATGCGCGAGTCGCTGGCCGCCGCCACGGTCACCGCCGCACACGTGGCGACCGCCCGCGGCCGGGTCCGCCCCTCCCTGGACCCCGCCCAGGTCGCCTGGCTGGAGTCCTACGCGGCAGCCCACCGCTGA
- a CDS encoding GTP-binding protein, translating to MDSVRSPDWPAAATGGPAANSAAARYAGPAAPAPAPDGAAPAPYLPPVAAAPAPTRPANTRAPVPVKILIAGGFGVGKTTTVGAISEIAPLTTDAEMTSAGIGVDDLGADSAKTTTTVAMDFGCVTIDRSLKLYLFGTPGQARFGFMWDDLARGALGALVVVDSARLDDCFPAVDFFERAGLPFAVGVNAFDGRLALDLPSIRWALAINEHVPLVQFDARDRLSVRDALLVVLDRALERATRESGT from the coding sequence ATGGACTCCGTGCGATCTCCTGACTGGCCGGCCGCCGCCACGGGCGGTCCGGCCGCGAACAGCGCCGCCGCCCGGTACGCCGGTCCGGCCGCCCCGGCTCCGGCCCCCGACGGGGCCGCGCCCGCGCCGTACCTGCCGCCGGTGGCCGCCGCGCCGGCCCCGACCCGGCCCGCGAACACCCGGGCGCCGGTCCCGGTGAAGATCCTCATCGCCGGCGGCTTCGGGGTCGGCAAGACCACCACGGTGGGGGCCATCTCGGAGATCGCCCCGCTGACCACCGACGCGGAGATGACCAGCGCCGGCATCGGGGTGGACGACCTGGGCGCCGACTCCGCGAAGACCACCACCACGGTGGCGATGGACTTCGGCTGCGTGACCATCGACCGCAGCCTCAAGCTCTACCTGTTCGGCACGCCCGGCCAGGCCCGCTTCGGCTTCATGTGGGACGACCTGGCCCGGGGCGCGCTCGGCGCGCTGGTGGTGGTCGACAGCGCCCGGCTGGACGACTGCTTTCCGGCGGTCGACTTCTTCGAGCGGGCCGGGCTGCCCTTCGCCGTCGGGGTGAACGCCTTCGACGGCCGGTTGGCGCTCGACCTGCCGTCGATCCGCTGGGCGCTGGCGATCAACGAGCATGTGCCGCTGGTCCAGTTCGACGCTCGGGACCGGCTCTCCGTCCGGGACGCCCTGCTGGTCGTCCTCGACCGGGCGCTGGAGCGGGCCACCCGGGAGAGTGGCACCTGA
- a CDS encoding GvpL/GvpF family gas vesicle protein — MAQENGLFIYGIVPSDVEPTPDAEGVGNPPGEVTAIRHGELAALVSEVGLEEPMGRPADLTAYERLLDGTVMVAPVLPVRFGTVVTGADAVEDLLEAHHERFAAALAELEDRVQYTVHGRFDDREFIGGFLAENDGAAALADQVRGRPEVESREARIRLGEMIGQAVELRREAENGALIDAVGRHGVANAPRQPSHEMDALNVAFLVGTDDEEGFIAAVEEFAEQRRELIRMRLIGPLAPYDFVSAHQLVE; from the coding sequence ATGGCTCAGGAAAACGGACTGTTCATCTACGGCATCGTGCCGTCCGACGTGGAGCCGACCCCGGACGCCGAGGGGGTAGGGAACCCGCCGGGCGAGGTCACCGCGATCCGGCACGGCGAACTCGCCGCGCTGGTCAGCGAGGTCGGGCTGGAGGAGCCGATGGGCCGGCCGGCCGACCTCACCGCGTACGAGCGGCTGCTGGACGGCACGGTGATGGTCGCGCCGGTGCTGCCGGTCCGGTTCGGCACGGTGGTGACGGGCGCGGACGCGGTGGAGGACCTGCTGGAGGCGCACCACGAGCGGTTCGCCGCCGCCTTGGCCGAGCTGGAGGACCGCGTCCAGTACACCGTGCACGGGCGCTTCGACGATCGGGAGTTCATCGGCGGCTTCCTGGCCGAGAACGACGGCGCCGCCGCGCTCGCCGACCAGGTGCGCGGCCGACCGGAGGTGGAGAGCCGGGAGGCGCGGATTCGGCTCGGCGAGATGATCGGCCAGGCGGTCGAGCTGCGCCGCGAGGCGGAGAACGGCGCCCTGATCGACGCGGTGGGTCGGCACGGGGTGGCGAACGCGCCGCGCCAGCCCAGCCACGAGATGGACGCGCTGAACGTCGCCTTCCTGGTCGGCACGGACGACGAGGAGGGGTTCATCGCGGCCGTGGAGGAGTTCGCCGAGCAGCGGCGGGAGCTGATCCGGATGCGGCTGATCGGCCCGCTCGCCCCGTACGACTTCGTCAGCGCGCACCAGTTGGTGGAGTGA
- a CDS encoding DUF3263 domain-containing protein, whose product MPADASAAATDRPEPSGPAETTRRESGVTVPPPRSAPAVEAAPGPLGTVDEAAAPAEDGGPGELTERDRGILAFEQQWWKHAGAKEQAIRDTFGLSATRYYQLLNALLDHPAALAAEPVLIGRLRRLRSSRARNRRR is encoded by the coding sequence ATGCCCGCCGACGCCTCCGCGGCCGCCACCGACCGCCCCGAGCCGTCCGGGCCCGCCGAGACCACCCGTCGGGAGTCCGGCGTCACGGTCCCCCCGCCCCGGTCGGCTCCCGCCGTCGAGGCCGCTCCCGGTCCGCTCGGGACGGTCGACGAAGCCGCCGCGCCTGCCGAGGACGGCGGGCCGGGTGAGCTGACCGAACGGGACCGGGGGATCCTCGCCTTCGAGCAGCAGTGGTGGAAGCACGCCGGCGCCAAGGAGCAGGCGATCCGGGACACCTTCGGGCTCTCCGCGACCCGCTACTACCAGCTGCTCAACGCGCTGCTCGACCACCCGGCCGCGCTGGCCGCCGAGCCGGTGCTGATCGGCCGGCTGCGCCGGCTGCGCTCGTCCCGGGCCCGCAACCGCCGACGTTGA
- a CDS encoding ABC transporter permease subunit produces MSLYVTELRRLAKRRLTRLLLVLLVLGLAGVATAFSLSSHKLSTEAVAAAQAESDAQYRQAVEDWKRTVAECDAAQARGDHGLEDRYGPNCGRDWQPQPEMFDPKWNLPYQFDFRGEFPMFIAVFAGALALFAFIVGASFVGAEWSTGGMMNLLLWRPKRLAVLGTKLAALLTTLLGASLVLGAFWTLAFWLVGSYRGTTAKVTAGVWRSFGLDGLRAVGIILAVGAVAFALASLGRHTAMALGAAVAVFAISEIGIRIAVGVLSVPFGEKYVLSTYAQAWFMKKVQLLDYQSCQFTKGQCEPAELLLTWQDSALVLGLGGALVLVAAFWAMRRRDIA; encoded by the coding sequence ATGAGCTTGTACGTCACCGAGCTGCGCCGGCTGGCCAAGCGCCGGCTCACCCGGCTGCTGCTGGTCCTGCTGGTGCTCGGGCTGGCCGGGGTGGCCACCGCGTTCAGCCTCTCCAGTCACAAGCTGTCGACGGAGGCCGTCGCGGCGGCGCAGGCGGAGTCCGACGCCCAGTACCGCCAGGCGGTGGAGGACTGGAAGCGGACCGTGGCCGAGTGCGACGCCGCCCAGGCCCGCGGCGATCACGGCCTCGAGGACCGGTACGGACCGAACTGCGGCCGGGACTGGCAGCCGCAGCCGGAGATGTTCGATCCGAAGTGGAACCTGCCCTACCAGTTCGACTTCCGGGGCGAGTTCCCGATGTTCATCGCCGTCTTCGCCGGCGCGCTGGCGCTCTTCGCGTTCATCGTCGGCGCCTCCTTCGTCGGGGCGGAATGGAGCACCGGCGGCATGATGAACCTGCTGCTCTGGCGGCCCAAACGGCTCGCCGTGCTGGGCACCAAGCTGGCCGCGCTGCTCACCACCCTGCTCGGGGCGAGCCTGGTGCTCGGCGCGTTCTGGACCCTGGCCTTCTGGCTCGTCGGCAGCTACCGGGGGACCACCGCCAAGGTGACCGCCGGGGTGTGGCGGTCGTTCGGCCTCGACGGTCTGCGGGCGGTCGGCATCATCCTGGCCGTCGGGGCGGTCGCCTTCGCGCTCGCCTCGCTCGGCCGGCACACCGCGATGGCGCTGGGCGCCGCCGTGGCGGTCTTCGCGATCAGCGAGATCGGCATCCGGATCGCGGTCGGCGTGCTCTCCGTCCCGTTCGGCGAGAAGTACGTCCTCTCCACGTACGCCCAGGCGTGGTTCATGAAGAAGGTGCAGCTGCTCGACTATCAGTCGTGCCAGTTCACGAAGGGCCAGTGTGAGCCGGCCGAGCTGCTGCTCACCTGGCAGGATTCCGCGCTGGTGCTCGGTCTGGGGGGTGCGCTGGTGCTGGTCGCGGCCTTCTGGGCGATGCGCCGGCGGGACATCGCCTGA
- a CDS encoding gas vesicle protein GvpO: MTARTRGDGGRDRDDNPGGRYVDEDDYEEISAAEAAREGLRQIAGLTGKDPLGITSIQPTDDGWLVGVEVVEDHRIPASTDLLGLYEVELDLAGSLLGYRRTRRYQRGKGD; this comes from the coding sequence ATGACAGCACGGACCCGCGGCGACGGTGGCCGCGACCGGGACGACAACCCCGGCGGCCGGTACGTCGACGAGGACGATTACGAGGAGATCAGCGCGGCCGAGGCGGCCCGCGAGGGGCTGCGCCAGATCGCCGGGCTGACCGGCAAGGACCCGCTGGGGATCACCTCCATCCAGCCCACCGACGACGGCTGGCTGGTCGGGGTGGAGGTGGTCGAGGACCACCGGATTCCCGCGTCGACCGACCTGCTCGGCCTGTACGAGGTGGAGCTGGACCTGGCCGGCAGCCTGCTCGGTTACCGGCGGACGCGCCGCTACCAGCGGGGCAAGGGGGACTGA
- the gvpJ gene encoding gas vesicle protein GvpJ codes for MTIASTSSQPGSALERTGGGGGGTLADVVETVLDKGVVIDAQVSVAVVGIQLLEINARIVIASVETYLQFAQTVDRLSIVPKGTKGLPDIVGDTASGAAKGRALSGLGQAAKEITGVVVDSLGDRDGDRPRQRRWDEER; via the coding sequence ATGACGATCGCCTCGACATCGTCTCAACCCGGCAGCGCCCTGGAACGGACCGGCGGCGGGGGAGGGGGCACCCTCGCCGACGTCGTCGAGACGGTGCTGGACAAGGGCGTGGTGATCGACGCGCAGGTGTCGGTCGCCGTGGTCGGCATCCAGCTTCTGGAGATCAACGCCCGGATCGTGATCGCCAGCGTCGAGACGTACCTCCAGTTCGCCCAGACGGTCGACCGGCTGAGCATCGTGCCGAAGGGCACCAAGGGCCTGCCGGACATCGTGGGTGACACCGCCAGTGGTGCCGCCAAGGGCAGGGCGCTGTCCGGCCTCGGCCAAGCGGCCAAAGAGATCACCGGTGTGGTCGTCGACTCCTTGGGCGACCGGGACGGCGACCGCCCCCGGCAGCGTCGCTGGGATGAGGAGCGCTGA
- a CDS encoding DUF742 domain-containing protein, with protein sequence MTPELAGEDPDPEVRIRPYLRSPSRAGEPDEGDAEPPGPRPFVLTAGRVAGDPAIGLETQVSARPEGGSWAVSARLAPELAAIVALCADPISVAEISARTRMHFGVTRVLVGDLRAAGHLDVHVGDAEDSLDPDIILRVIDGLRAIS encoded by the coding sequence ATGACCCCGGAGCTGGCCGGCGAGGACCCGGACCCCGAGGTCCGGATCCGGCCGTACCTGCGCTCGCCCTCCCGGGCCGGGGAGCCGGACGAGGGCGACGCGGAACCTCCCGGCCCGCGCCCGTTCGTGCTGACCGCCGGCCGGGTGGCCGGTGACCCGGCGATCGGCCTGGAGACCCAGGTGAGCGCCCGGCCGGAGGGCGGCTCGTGGGCGGTCAGCGCCCGGCTCGCCCCGGAACTGGCGGCGATCGTCGCGCTCTGCGCCGACCCGATCTCGGTGGCGGAGATCTCCGCCCGGACCCGAATGCACTTCGGCGTGACCCGGGTGCTGGTGGGCGACCTGCGGGCCGCCGGCCACCTCGACGTGCACGTCGGCGACGCCGAGGACAGCCTCGATCCCGACATCATCCTGCGAGTGATTGATGGACTCCGTGCGATCTCCTGA
- the gvpJ gene encoding gas vesicle protein GvpJ — MTVGRTPSVVQNSGQVLPAGHEPANLGDILERVLDRGIVIAGDIRVSLLDIELLTLKLRLVIASVDTARQIGIDWWEHDPWLSSRARPPVEPGPRDPEEVEASRRPRAAARAEREERDEYEG, encoded by the coding sequence ATGACGGTTGGGCGGACTCCCTCGGTGGTGCAGAACTCCGGTCAGGTGCTGCCCGCCGGGCACGAGCCGGCGAACCTGGGCGACATCCTCGAACGGGTCCTCGACCGGGGCATCGTCATCGCCGGTGACATCCGGGTCAGCCTGCTCGACATCGAGCTGCTGACGCTGAAGCTGCGGCTGGTCATCGCCTCCGTGGACACCGCGCGTCAGATCGGCATCGACTGGTGGGAGCACGACCCGTGGCTGAGCTCGCGGGCTCGCCCACCGGTCGAGCCGGGCCCGCGTGACCCCGAGGAGGTCGAGGCGTCCCGGCGGCCCCGCGCGGCCGCCCGGGCGGAGAGGGAGGAGCGGGATGAGTACGAGGGCTGA
- a CDS encoding GvpL/GvpF family gas vesicle protein, which produces MSTRAEPTPAVPGTGSGVWLHGVVAGDGPATPTGITGIAGTPVRALAAAGLVAVVSDAPLTEYGEEALRRNLEDLAWLERAARAHHAVVAALSRSGAVVPARLATVHRDDDRVTRVLVERHDELAGTLARLSGREEWGVKGYVVPGATPRRGDPAGEGGGAGAAYLRRRKAQLTAREEGQRVAADAAAAVHTALAGHAAAARRHAPQDRRLSGAPTAMVLNGAYLVDRDRLDGFAVLVRELADRHPELRLEPTGPWPPYSFVAEPSESAWA; this is translated from the coding sequence ATGAGTACGAGGGCTGAGCCGACCCCGGCGGTGCCGGGGACCGGAAGCGGTGTCTGGCTGCACGGCGTGGTCGCCGGGGACGGTCCGGCGACGCCGACCGGGATCACCGGCATCGCCGGCACGCCGGTCCGGGCGCTGGCCGCCGCCGGCCTGGTCGCCGTGGTCAGCGACGCCCCGCTGACCGAGTACGGCGAGGAGGCGCTGCGCCGCAACCTGGAGGACCTGGCCTGGCTGGAGCGGGCCGCCCGGGCGCACCACGCGGTGGTGGCGGCGCTCTCCCGGTCCGGTGCGGTGGTGCCGGCCCGGCTCGCCACCGTGCACCGGGACGACGACCGGGTGACCCGGGTGCTGGTCGAGCGGCACGACGAACTGGCCGGCACGCTGGCCCGGCTCAGCGGCCGCGAGGAGTGGGGCGTCAAGGGGTACGTGGTGCCCGGCGCGACGCCGCGCCGCGGGGATCCGGCCGGCGAGGGCGGCGGGGCCGGAGCGGCGTACCTGCGCCGGCGGAAGGCCCAGCTCACCGCCCGGGAGGAGGGGCAGCGGGTGGCCGCCGACGCGGCGGCCGCCGTGCACACCGCCCTCGCCGGGCACGCGGCCGCCGCCCGCCGGCACGCCCCGCAGGACCGGCGGCTCTCCGGCGCGCCCACCGCGATGGTGCTCAACGGCGCGTACCTGGTCGACCGGGATCGCCTGGACGGGTTCGCCGTGCTGGTCCGCGAGCTGGCGGACCGGCACCCGGAGCTCCGGCTGGAGCCGACCGGCCCCTGGCCGCCGTACTCCTTCGTGGCGGAACCCTCGGAGTCGGCATGGGCGTGA
- a CDS encoding gas vesicle protein K has product MTGRDEAAEVAAALGEPQWQAPRVRPLDRRLAIDQDSVERGLASLVLTVIELLRQLMERQALRRVDLGDLSEEQVERIGTTLMALEEQMAQLREYFGLAPEDLNLDLGPLGPLLPTD; this is encoded by the coding sequence GTGACCGGGCGCGACGAGGCGGCCGAGGTGGCGGCGGCACTGGGGGAGCCGCAGTGGCAGGCACCGCGGGTCCGGCCGCTGGACCGCCGGCTCGCCATCGACCAGGACTCCGTCGAGCGGGGCCTGGCCAGCCTGGTGCTCACCGTCATCGAGCTGCTGCGCCAGCTCATGGAGCGGCAGGCGCTGCGCCGGGTCGACCTCGGCGACCTCAGCGAGGAGCAGGTCGAGCGAATCGGCACCACGCTGATGGCGTTGGAGGAGCAGATGGCCCAGCTCCGCGAATACTTCGGCCTCGCCCCCGAGGACCTCAATCTCGACCTCGGCCCGCTCGGGCCCCTGCTGCCGACCGACTGA
- a CDS encoding SRPBCC family protein: protein MATHNLADKARDQLGGELRNLAAAIGERAVQVVTERVTGATGRLSEYAKQGGGPGLVAAATGAQKLAEGHSPMRAMLHAGLAGGKEKLMSAFGGGGKGGKGGGKKLKVTNIVETIEVGVPVRVAYNQWTTFGDFPSFMKKVEQADCESDEKMTWKAQVFWSHRSWESTIVRQIPDRLIHWRSKGEKGSVDGTVSFHEVGPELTRILVVLEYHPQGLFEHTGNLWRAQGRRVRLELKHFVRHVMTRTVLDPDSVEGWRGEIEDSQVVKDHETALREEQEAREQQEQGRAEEPEEEREEAPAEERRPAERGRRRAPQRRRPPEEEEYEAYDEGDDFDDEEYAEEPEEAEQPPPRRRQPERARRPQREDREPREERARPVRRTPETPRRPVVRRRREERD, encoded by the coding sequence ATGGCGACCCACAACCTCGCCGACAAGGCGCGCGACCAGCTCGGCGGCGAGCTGCGCAACCTCGCCGCCGCCATCGGGGAGCGGGCGGTGCAGGTGGTGACCGAGCGGGTCACCGGGGCCACCGGCCGGCTCAGCGAGTACGCCAAGCAGGGCGGCGGTCCCGGCCTGGTCGCCGCCGCCACCGGCGCGCAGAAGCTCGCCGAGGGCCACTCCCCGATGAGGGCCATGTTGCATGCCGGCCTGGCCGGCGGTAAGGAGAAGTTGATGTCGGCGTTCGGCGGCGGCGGCAAGGGCGGCAAGGGCGGCGGCAAGAAGCTCAAGGTCACCAACATCGTCGAGACGATCGAGGTCGGCGTGCCGGTCCGGGTCGCGTACAACCAGTGGACGACCTTCGGCGACTTTCCGAGCTTCATGAAGAAGGTGGAGCAGGCCGACTGCGAGTCCGACGAGAAGATGACCTGGAAGGCGCAGGTCTTCTGGTCGCACCGGAGCTGGGAGTCGACCATCGTCCGGCAGATCCCGGACCGCCTCATCCACTGGCGGTCCAAGGGTGAGAAGGGCTCGGTCGACGGCACGGTCAGCTTCCACGAGGTCGGCCCGGAGCTGACCCGGATCCTGGTCGTGCTGGAGTACCACCCGCAGGGTCTCTTCGAGCACACCGGCAACCTCTGGCGGGCCCAGGGACGCCGGGTGCGGCTGGAGCTGAAGCACTTCGTCCGGCACGTGATGACCCGGACCGTGCTCGACCCCGACTCGGTCGAGGGCTGGCGCGGCGAGATCGAGGACTCCCAGGTGGTCAAGGATCACGAGACCGCGCTCCGCGAGGAGCAGGAGGCCCGCGAGCAGCAGGAACAGGGCCGCGCCGAGGAGCCCGAGGAGGAGCGCGAGGAGGCACCGGCGGAGGAGCGCCGGCCCGCCGAGCGTGGCCGCCGCCGGGCGCCTCAGCGCCGCCGTCCGCCCGAGGAGGAGGAGTACGAGGCCTACGACGAGGGCGACGACTTCGACGACGAGGAGTACGCCGAGGAGCCGGAGGAAGCGGAGCAGCCGCCGCCGCGCCGCCGGCAGCCCGAGCGGGCCCGCCGCCCGCAGCGCGAGGACCGGGAACCCCGCGAGGAGCGGGCCCGCCCGGTTCGCCGTACCCCCGAAACCCCCCGACGGCCGGTGGTCCGCCGCCGGCGAGAGGAGCGTGACTGA
- a CDS encoding gas vesicle protein GvpG, with the protein MDILWGLLTLPYAPVRGLTAAVKVIAREAESQQYNPVNIRRELEELDRAAAAGEITPEERDRGQQRVLERLTVPAGDPGRTPSQGTTGTGRRPPPARRRRADRQGEQRRR; encoded by the coding sequence GTGGACATCCTCTGGGGGCTGCTGACCCTGCCGTACGCCCCGGTGCGGGGGCTCACCGCAGCGGTGAAGGTGATCGCCCGGGAGGCGGAGTCGCAGCAGTACAACCCGGTCAACATCCGGCGGGAGCTGGAGGAACTGGACCGGGCGGCGGCGGCCGGCGAGATCACGCCGGAGGAACGCGACCGAGGCCAGCAGCGCGTCCTGGAGCGGCTCACCGTGCCGGCCGGTGACCCCGGTCGTACCCCGTCCCAGGGGACGACCGGCACCGGCCGGCGGCCGCCACCCGCCCGACGGCGGCGCGCCGACCGTCAGGGTGAGCAGCGCCGCAGGTGA
- a CDS encoding gas vesicle protein: protein MGVTPLAPSSADDPLAYRPVALVDLLDRVLATGVVITGDITLAIADIDLVRVSLRALIASVGALAPDPAVRAVGP from the coding sequence ATGGGCGTGACCCCGCTGGCGCCGAGCAGCGCCGACGACCCACTGGCCTACCGGCCGGTGGCCCTGGTCGACCTGCTCGACCGGGTGCTCGCCACCGGGGTCGTGATCACCGGTGACATCACCCTGGCCATCGCCGACATCGACCTGGTCCGGGTGTCGTTGCGCGCGTTGATCGCGTCGGTCGGCGCGCTCGCGCCGGACCCCGCCGTGCGGGCGGTCGGGCCGTGA